A single window of Arcobacter venerupis DNA harbors:
- a CDS encoding winged helix-turn-helix domain-containing protein, protein MKQHLIHIIEDDLSVKKLLEITFKEYEFNYISSESKKNALMMFLSHNPDLLIVDLGLSDGDGKDLIKQIREISKLPIIVLTARHDEKEIVAALDAGADDYITKPFSVNELLARIRANLRRKISDETELNSKFVCNELELDITSRNILLKGENLKLTPIEYELLKYFMLHTNKTLTHKQILQEVWGTGYQNEMQYLRTYVNTLRKKIEENSTRPKYIKTESGIGYRFSCNQEL, encoded by the coding sequence ATGAAACAACATTTAATACATATAATAGAAGATGATTTATCAGTTAAAAAATTATTAGAAATTACTTTTAAAGAGTATGAGTTTAATTATATTTCAAGTGAAAGTAAAAAAAATGCATTAATGATGTTTTTGAGTCACAATCCTGATTTATTAATAGTAGATTTAGGTTTAAGTGATGGAGATGGAAAGGATTTAATAAAACAAATTAGAGAAATCTCAAAACTTCCAATTATCGTTTTAACAGCAAGACATGATGAAAAAGAGATAGTTGCTGCTTTAGATGCAGGGGCTGATGATTATATTACTAAACCTTTTTCTGTAAATGAGTTATTAGCAAGAATTAGAGCAAATTTAAGAAGAAAAATCAGTGATGAAACGGAACTTAATAGTAAATTTGTTTGTAATGAATTAGAACTTGATATTACTTCAAGAAATATATTATTAAAAGGTGAAAATCTAAAATTAACTCCAATAGAGTACGAATTACTAAAATATTTTATGTTACATACAAATAAAACTTTGACACATAAACAAATACTTCAAGAAGTTTGGGGAACAGGTTATCAAAATGAAATGCAATATTTAAGAACTTATGTAAATACTTTAAGAAAAAAGATTGAAGAAAATTCTACAAGACCAAAATATATAAAAACTGAATCTGGTATTGGTTATAGATTTAGTTGCAATCAAGAATTGTAG
- a CDS encoding sensor histidine kinase: MKNFLIKYKQYSYILKALGILLIITFISHVFRSSLDIINITLIHIIPVIVVAIHGNIKATLVMTLLSVIFLNFLYIPPLYSFSVHNELYVWSFFIFGIVGWIITIQAKNLNTQTKQNELRESLLHIISHDLRTPLSSIHGSINLILSNDNLDEKSKYNLYEDINYASLRMKRLITNILDSTRLSSGNIDLKLEWCDFEDIVGVALNEFSQKQNDEVLQIKIDELSLFWGDNTLLTQLIINLLDNAFKYSKPDTKIYFEIINFNNFIKIKVFNETEYIDKKKIKNIFDKFYRFEDTNDISGSGIGLAICKSIVKLHNGDIKAIPEHNGILIEIELPIVKRAKLL, translated from the coding sequence ATGAAAAATTTTTTAATTAAATACAAGCAGTATAGCTATATATTAAAAGCTTTGGGAATACTATTAATAATTACATTTATTAGTCATGTTTTTAGAAGTTCTTTAGATATTATAAATATTACTTTGATACACATAATTCCAGTTATCGTTGTGGCAATTCATGGAAATATTAAGGCCACTTTAGTTATGACTTTATTAAGTGTTATTTTTCTAAATTTTTTATATATTCCTCCTCTTTACAGTTTTTCAGTTCATAATGAACTTTATGTTTGGAGTTTTTTTATATTTGGAATTGTTGGTTGGATTATTACTATTCAAGCAAAAAATTTAAATACACAAACAAAACAAAACGAACTCAGAGAGAGTTTATTACATATTATTTCTCACGATTTGAGAACTCCACTTTCTTCGATTCACGGAAGTATAAATTTAATATTATCAAATGATAATCTTGATGAAAAAAGCAAATATAATCTTTATGAAGATATAAATTATGCTTCTTTAAGAATGAAAAGACTTATTACTAATATTTTAGATAGTACAAGATTATCAAGTGGAAATATTGATTTAAAACTAGAGTGGTGTGATTTTGAAGATATAGTAGGTGTTGCATTAAATGAGTTTTCACAAAAACAAAATGATGAAGTACTTCAAATAAAAATTGACGAACTTAGTCTATTTTGGGGAGATAATACCTTACTTACCCAGTTAATTATTAATTTACTTGATAATGCTTTTAAATACTCTAAACCTGATACAAAAATATATTTCGAAATAATAAATTTTAACAATTTTATAAAAATAAAAGTTTTTAATGAAACAGAATATATTGATAAAAAGAAAATAAAAAATATTTTTGATAAGTTTTATAGATTTGAAGATACAAATGACATTTCAGGAAGTGGAATAGGTTTAGCTATTTGTAAAAGTATTGTTAAACTTCACAATGGTGATATTAAAGCAATCCCTGAACATAATGGCATTTTGATAGAAATAGAGTTACCAATTGTAAAGAGAGCAAAATTATTATGA